In Eublepharis macularius isolate TG4126 chromosome 4, MPM_Emac_v1.0, whole genome shotgun sequence, the following are encoded in one genomic region:
- the LOC129327877 gene encoding LOW QUALITY PROTEIN: zinc finger protein 160-like (The sequence of the model RefSeq protein was modified relative to this genomic sequence to represent the inferred CDS: inserted 2 bases in 1 codon) produces GKSFSESGCLIFHERIHKGEKPYKCPDCEKSFCHRQSLTRHQRIHVGEKPYKCLECGKSFHGRCSLKLHQRIHTGEKPYKCLECGKSFSRGSHLNSHHRIHTGEKPYKCLECGKSFSQSGYLNSHERIHTGEKPYKCPDCEKSFCNSGGLICHRKIHTGEKPYKCLECGKSFSDRHSLKLHQRIHTGEKPYKCLECGKSFSYKRSLKIHQRIHTGEKPYKCLECGKSFSDRGSFKRHQRIHTGEKPYKCLECGKSFSDRHRLKRHQRIHTGEKAYKCLECGESFRWSTSLNSHQRIHTGEKPYECLVCGKSLSDRRSFERHQRIHTGEKPYKCLECGKSFSQSGHLNSHKRIHTGEKPYKCLECGKSFIDRRSLKLHQRIHMXEKLYKCQECGKSFSSKCGKSFSDRRSLKLHQRIQKGKLYKCQECGKSFSWSGHLNFHERIHKGVEPYKKPDCEKSL; encoded by the exons ggaaaaagcttcagtgagagtggaTGCCTTATTttccatgaaagaattcacaaaggggagaaaccttataaatgcccagATTGTGAAAAAAGTTTCTGTCATAGGCAAAGTCTTACACGTCATCAAAGGATTCACgtaggggagaaaccgtataaatgcctggagtgtggaaaaagcttccacGGCAGATGCAGCCTTAaactccatcaaagaattcacacaggggaaaaaccatataaatgcttggaatgtggaaaaagcttcagtcgagGATCACACCTTAACTCCCATCATAGaattcatacaggagagaaaccatataaatgcttggagtgtggaaaaagcttcagtcagagcggATACCTTAAttcccatgaaagaattcacacaggggagaaaccttataaatgcccagATTGTGAGAAAAGTTTCTGTAATAGTGGAGGTCTTATATGTCATCgaaaaattcacacaggggagaagccatataaatgcctggagtgtggaaaaagcttcagtgacagACACAGCCTTAAactacatcaaagaattcacacaggggaaaaaccgtataaatgcctagaatgtggaaaaagcttcagttatAAACGCAGCCTTAaaatccatcaaagaattcacacaggggagaaaccatataaatgtctggagtgtggaaaaagcttcagtgacagAGGCAGCTTTAaacgccatcaaagaattcacacaggggagaaaccatataaatgcctggagtgtggaaaaagcttcagtgacagacacagacttaaacgccatcaaagaattcacacaggggaaaaagcatataaatgcctggaatgtggggaAAGCTTCAGATGGAGTAcaagccttaattcccatcaaagaattcacaccggtgagaaaccatatgaatgcctgGTGTGTGGAAAAAGCCTCAGTGACAGACGCAGCTTTGaacgccatcaaagaattcacacaggggagaaaccatataaatgcctggagtgtggaaaaagcttcagtcagagtggacaccttaattcccataaaagaattcacacaggggagaaaccatataaatgcctggagtgtggaaaaagcttcattgATAGACGAAGCCTTAaactccatcaaagaattcacat gGAAAAACTGTATAAATGccaggaatgtggaaaaagcttcagttcgA agtgtgggaaaagcttcagtgataGACGAAGCCTTAaactccatcaaagaattcaaaaGGGAAAACTGTATAAATGccaggaatgtggaaaaagcttcagttggagTGGACACCTTAATttccatgaaagaattcacaaagGGGTGGAACCTTATAAAAAACCAGATTGTGAAAAAAGTTTGTGA